The stretch of DNA CGGAGCGCAAGGGCAGAGACGCGGTGAGCCGATGACCTACGTGGTGGTCACAATTAAGAAAGTTAAAGACCTGGAAGCCTTTCGCGAATATGCCGTGCGCGTCTACCCGATCGTCGAACGCTACGGCGGAAAATACGTGGCGGTGGACAAGACTCCGGACGTGCGGGACGGCGAGTGGCCGTTTGTGCGCACCGTGATTATCGCGTATCCCAACTTTGCCGCGGCGCAAAAATGGTATGACTCTC from Terriglobales bacterium encodes:
- a CDS encoding DUF1330 domain-containing protein, translating into MVVTIKKVKDLEAFREYAVRVYPIVERYGGKYVAVDKTPDVRDGEWPFVRTVIIAYPNFAAAQKWYDSPEYREIIPMRQRAIDANIAIVRDPEEAGIDMDPRKSGS